DNA sequence from the Leptospirillum ferrooxidans C2-3 genome:
CAAGAAAGGGATAGTCTAGCTTTGAAACATTTCTGCAAAAGGTAAATCCGGAAACAATCATTTTTCTCACTTTCATCCTTTTGGGTTCAGATTCCAAGGGCAATCAATCCCTCTTGATATAAAAAGCCCAGTAAGACTTCACAAGCCATCTGAACGATCTCAATCCCGGATTGGCCCGAAAAGCAACCCAAGCCGCTTCAAGCGCATCCTTTTTATACCCCAGAGACGACATGGACTTAACGATTCCGACAAGATCCTGCGGCTTTCCCCAAGACTCAAAACTATACCATTTCAGATATTGGTCGATAGAGTTGATCTTAAGGATGGTTCCGCCCCAAGGAAGAGTGAAAGGAACCGAAACCGATTTGATTTTTGAGACGAAAGGAGCAAAGCAGATCACTGCTCTCTTGAGGGATACACTGAATGAAAGAGGCCTGTATCCCATTCTCTCTATCCAATAGAAAATCCCGTCCATCCTCCAATTGATCCTTGGAGACAAATCCTGGACATCACTACAGGATTTGTCCTCTGACGGAATTTCATAGAACACCTCGACTGTTTCAATGTCTGAACTGTCTTTTAGTCTTTTCTCCCAGGAAATCAAGGAGATGATCGAAGACAAGTCAGACCCGGCTTCAAGGCTGACATGAGTGGTTTTTCCAGTGACCGCCTCCTTGTCATCCACCGAATTCGCTCTTGAGGATAGAGAGAGATTGACATTATCCCCATTCGGTGTTGTTAGGGAGGTGCCGCAGACGCACATAAAATCGATGACTTCTGCAGAGCACTTTTGAATATATTGCATTCTGGAACGGCATCCAGGACAAAGAGGAATCACAGAGGAAAGATGATCTCTATTTGTCCATATAAAAGATATGGATGCAAAAACCGATTCTGGCTCCGGAATCCGTTTATCAAGAAAAAACGACTCAACATTATAGAGAAAAAATGGCGAACAGGCCCTTACTTCAAAGGGCATCACCTTTTTTTCAATAAATAGTTCAAGCGATGGCAGATCCAGCGCCGCTGCCATATGGCTGAGTCCCGAATCAAGCCCAAGATAGACTCCGGAGCGGGACAGTAGAGCGGCTATTTGCGAAAGAGAAAGATCGTAGGCGCACAAGGCCCCTTCATTTTCAAACGTTCCCATCTCCGGATAAGCAATCACAAGAGATCGAATTCCCAGTTTCCGGTATAGGAGATCGATCGTTATCGAGAAGAAATCTTTAGGCCATCGCTTGTTTTCCCATGTATAAGGGGCGATGACCGCATAGCTCCCAGATTGAAGTCCATTTCTTTTGAGAAATTCATCTGCCCATAAGAGATCTGATTTTTTCATTGGCACAAAAGGGCGAAGGTGTTTTCCGAGAGATAATCCTACCGTTCGAAGGGTGGCCTGTATTGTTGCCTCTCCTCTGGCATGCCGATCAGGCATCGGAAAGTGGTCATATCCCAGAAAGGAAGAAGCTGGCGCAGCATCCATCTCTTTTCTGATCTCAGAGTGAGCCAGAGCATAAGGATCATTGGTCCCTTCCTTTGAGCGGACCTCCAACGCCTTTGGAAACCACCTGATTTCAACTCCGTCCATTCTCCGGACAAGTTCTTCCCAGCGTAAATCAGCGTAAACAATCAAAGAAGCTTTTTGAAAACGAAGACGAATTTCAAAAATAGCCCTGAATCCGTTCAGATGATCCCCTAGTCCCTGTCCCAGAACAAAAAATATCTTTCCAGAAAAGTCAGGAGAAAAATCATGGATATGAAAAAGCGGAAAGCCATCCCAGAATAAACCATGCTCTGGAATCATGGGAGAGATTGGAGAGTGGGAGACATTCATTTAATCTTCAGATTTCCAGAACATGGAAAAGCATCAGGAAGACGGTCTTCAGGAATCACTCTACAATGGTAGGTTTCCCCCGATCTCCCCCCTTCTGAAACAATCATGAATCGACACCGTCCCTGTCGGTTAAAGGAATATTGACTTTGTAAAGCATCAGATATTTTATAAAAACATGATAGCTATAAAGAACGGCTAGAACAAATCCCAAAAAACCATCCAGAAAACCCATTTTCAAAATATACATTTTCAAAAACATTGCAGGCGGATGAAAAAGAACTCCCATCAGGGAAGGCCCCCTGGTGGAAGATCTCTCCTTGGCCCAAAGTCTCGCATAGGCCAGATTTTTTGTGACAAATCTCTCGATGGTCGGATGTGTATCATGAAGAAGG
Encoded proteins:
- a CDS encoding glycosyltransferase family 9 protein, producing MNVSHSPISPMIPEHGLFWDGFPLFHIHDFSPDFSGKIFFVLGQGLGDHLNGFRAIFEIRLRFQKASLIVYADLRWEELVRRMDGVEIRWFPKALEVRSKEGTNDPYALAHSEIRKEMDAAPASSFLGYDHFPMPDRHARGEATIQATLRTVGLSLGKHLRPFVPMKKSDLLWADEFLKRNGLQSGSYAVIAPYTWENKRWPKDFFSITIDLLYRKLGIRSLVIAYPEMGTFENEGALCAYDLSLSQIAALLSRSGVYLGLDSGLSHMAAALDLPSLELFIEKKVMPFEVRACSPFFLYNVESFFLDKRIPEPESVFASISFIWTNRDHLSSVIPLCPGCRSRMQYIQKCSAEVIDFMCVCGTSLTTPNGDNVNLSLSSRANSVDDKEAVTGKTTHVSLEAGSDLSSIISLISWEKRLKDSSDIETVEVFYEIPSEDKSCSDVQDLSPRINWRMDGIFYWIERMGYRPLSFSVSLKRAVICFAPFVSKIKSVSVPFTLPWGGTILKINSIDQYLKWYSFESWGKPQDLVGIVKSMSSLGYKKDALEAAWVAFRANPGLRSFRWLVKSYWAFYIKRD